A stretch of Malus sylvestris chromosome 11, drMalSylv7.2, whole genome shotgun sequence DNA encodes these proteins:
- the LOC126589354 gene encoding laccase-3-like — protein MEPSKLTLLLGLLAFLTFLASFSAAEDHFHEFFVEARPVKRLCRTHSRITVNGQFPGPTLEVRNGDSVAVKVTNREKYNVTIHWHGRKQQNNPWEEGPEYVTQCPIQPGATYTYRFTITDQEGTLWWHAHSRWLRASVYGALIIYPRLGSPYPFPMPQREVPLLLGEWFDRNPQDVMRLAAFTGGAPNVSDAYTINGQPGDLYRCSKKETIRIPVVSGESLLLRVINSALNQELFFTVANHQLTVVGADASYTEPLTTRVIMIGPGQTTDVLLTADQRPARYYMAARAYQTAQNVPFDNTTTTAILEYKNAASSNQGLAPVFPTLPAYNDTATATAYTAQIKSPSQVKVPTQIDENLFFTVGLGPYNCTVPNSPWYQGPNNTRFAASMNNVSFALPSTNSSMQAAYYGVLGVFTTDFPPVPLVQFNYTGNVPRGLWSPCRGTKLYKLKYGANVQIVFQDTSTVTIDDHPMHFHGCHSYVIGSGFGNYNPSTDPARFNLIDPPQRNTIGTPPGGWVAIRFKADNPGVWLMHCHLDSHLFLGLAMACLVENGIGPLQTVIPPPPDLPRC, from the exons ATGGAGCCCTCCAAACTTACCCTTCTGCTTGGCCTTCTTGCCTTCCTTACTTTCTTAGCTTCCTTCTCTGCTGCAGAAGATCACTTCCATGAATTCTTC GTTGAAGCGAGGCCGGTGAAGAGGCTGTGCAGAACCCACAGCAGAATCACAGTCAATGGCCAGTTCCCAGGACCAACTTTGGAAGTCAGAAATGGAGATTCCGTTGCCGTCAAAGTTACCAACAGAGAGAAATACAACGTCACCATCCACTG GCATGGACGGAAGCAGCAGAACAATCCATGGGAAGAAGGACCCGAATATGTCACACAGTGCCCTATCCAACCAGGAGCTACCTACACATACAGGTTCACAATCACAGACCAAGAGGGCACGTTGTGGTGGCATGCTCACAGCAGATGGCTCAGAGCCAGTGTCTATGGAGCCCTCATAATCTACCCTAGATTGGGTTCTCCCTACCCCTTCCCGATGCCACAACGAGAAGTTCCCCTTCTTCTTGGGGAATGGTTTGATCGAAACCCCCAAGATGTCATGAGGCTTGCGGCTTTCACAGGAGGAGCACCAAATGTCTCTGATGCATACACCATTAATGGACAGCCTGGTGATCTTTACAGATGTTCCAAAAAAG AAACCATTCGAATTCCAGTTGTATCGGGCGAGTCACTTCTCCTGAGAGTGATCAACTCAGCACTCAATCAAGAACTCTTCTTTACCGTTGCCAACCACCAACTGACTGTTGTGGGCGCTGACGCATCTTACACAGAACCTCTCACAACCAGAGTTATCATGATAGGCCCTGGCCAAACAACCGATGTTCTGCTTACTGCTGATCAGCGCCCTGCTCGGTACTACATGGCTGCTCGTGCCTATCAGACTGCCCAGAATGTGCCCTTCGACAATACCACCACCACTGCTATCCTTGAGTACAAGAATGCTGCTTCTTCAAATCAAGGTTTAGCACCAGTATTTCCTACATTGCCAGCTTACAACGACACAGCAACTGCTACTGCATACACTGCTCAGATAAAGAGCCCATCCCAGGTCAAAGTGCCCACACAGATTGACGAGAACCTGTTTTTCACTGTGGGTTTAGGACCTTATAACTGCACAGTTCCCAACAGCCCTTGGTATCAAGGACCAAACAACACCCGCTTCGCAGCTAGCATGAACAATGTTTCCTTTGCATTACCAAGTACCAACTCCTCAATGCAAGCTGCCTACTATGGTGTCCTCGGTGTCTTCACCACAGACTTTCCACCTGTTCCTCTTGTGCAATTCAATTACACCGGAAATGTGCCCAGGGGGCTATGGTCACCTTGTCGTGGAACTAAGCTCTACAAGTTGAAGTACGGTGCTAATGTACAAATAGTGTTTCAGGACACAAGTACTGTGACTATTGACGACCATCCTATGCATTTTCATGGATGCCATTCCTACGTGATTGGATCAGGATTTGGAAACTACAACCCCAGCACGGATCCAGCGAGATTCAACCTCATTGACCCGCCACAGAGAAATACCATCGGAACACCTCCAGGGGGATGGGTAGCTATACGATTTAAGGCTGATAATCCAG GCGTCTGGCTGATGCACTGTCACTTGGATTCACATCTCTTCCTGGGTTTGGCTATGGCTTGTCTAGTCGAGAACGGAATCGGACCATTACAGACTGTAATTCCCCCTCCACCAGATCTACCCCGATGCTAA
- the LOC126589353 gene encoding N-terminal acetyltransferase B complex auxiliary subunit NAA25-like gives MASKFGLAGGIPERRVRPIWDAIDSRQFKNALKLVTALLSKYPNSPYCLALKALVLERMGKSDEALSVCLSAKELLHSNDSVLMDDLTLSTLQIVFQRLDHLEMATSCYEYACGKFSNNLELMMGLFNCYVREYSFVKQQQTAIKMYKLVGEERFLLWAVCSIQLQVFCGNGSEKLLTLAEGLVKKHVASHSLHEPEALMVYVSILEQQAKYGDALEILSGKLGSLLMVEVDKLRIQGRLHARAGDYTAAASIFQRILELCPDDWDCFLHYLGCLLEDDSNWCNMAITDPIHPPKFIECKISTLGDEVFDSRMSSASDFVKKLLENIGDNFLRSPFLANIEIERRRHLHGKGDDDKLMESLIQYFIRFGHLACFTSDVEMFLEVLTLDKKAELLGKLKESFDSISAVPTKVLGQSITFFKIQELIGNTFKLPVGELEGSAVQMVEMYCQNLPLSKDLDSQESMHGEELLSMACNALIQLFWRTRNFGYYFEAIMVLEFGLTIRKYVWQYKILLLHLYSHLGALSLAYEWFKSLDVKNILMETVSHHILPQMLVSPLWADLNYLLKDYLRFMDDHLRESADLTFLAYRHRNYSKVIEFVQFKERLQHSNQYLVAKVEGPILQLKQNADNIDDEETVLESLKCGVHFAELSNEIGSKSLTFNEDLQSRPWWAPTSERNYLLGPFEGVSYCPKEHSVKEREANVRRVIERKSLLPRMIYLSIQNASTSLKENLEANGNTSDPKGPSELKSLLERYAKMLGFTLNDAIEAVLGVSSGLKSFEVFGADLIDWINFSVFLNAWNLSSHEIGQANGDAGLSRAWHCVDSLLEKYVSEKVSSMETLISCPWVDVPVLVQLVTEPLAWHALVIQSCTRSSLPSGKKKKKTGVPDHSILSHMRDSVQSLRNTLEKVMKWLREQINRPEDESLETLLSSLQNKGQNEGPGQVFHILETCISSVNDTEVGDRISRALKSWSPTDVARKLITGKCTVLSEFLRICESKLKLLQTLKQQIAQV, from the exons ATGGCGTCCAAGTTCGGGTTGGCCGGAGGCATACCGGAGCGCCGGGTCCGACCCATTTGGGACGCCATCGATTCTCGCCAATTCAAGAACGCTCTCAAGCTCGTCACCGCCCTCCTCTCCAAGTACCCCAATTCGCCTTACTGCCTG GCGCTTAAAGCTCTCGTCCTGGAGAGGATGGGGAAATCCGACGAGGCATTGTCGGTTTGCCTGAGCGCCAAGGAGCTTCTGCACTCAAACGACTCCGTTTTGATGGACGATCTCACTCTCAGCACCTTGCAAATCGTCTTCCAACGGCTCGATCACT TGGAAATGGCGACCAGCTGTTACGAATACGCTTGCGGGAAGTTTTCCAACAATTTGGAGCTCATGATGGGCCTCTTCAACTGCTATGTTCGCGAGTACTCATTCGTAAAGCAGCAACAG ACAGCTATAAAAATGTACAAGCTTGTTGGGGAGGAGAGGTTTTTGTTATGGGCAGTGTGTAGCATCCAGTTACAG GTTTTTTGCGGCAATGGGAGTGAGAAGCTTTTAACACTAGCTGAAGGTTTGGTTAAGAAGCATGTTGCCTCCCACAGCTTGCATGAACCTGAAG CTCTTATGGTCTATGTTTCCATATTGGAACAACAAGCCAAATATGGGGATGCTTTGGAAATTCTCTCTGGAAAATTAGGATCGCTTTTGATGGTTGAAGTTGACAAGCTACGCATACAG GGGAGGCTTCATGCTCGGGCAGGTGACTACACTGCTGCTGCCAGCATATTTCAAAGAATCCTAGAATTATG TCCTGATGATTGGGATTGTTTCCTACATTACCTCGGTTGTTTGCTGGAGGATGACAGCAATTGGTGCAATATGGCCATCACAGATCCAATTCATCCTCCAAAATTCATTGAGTGCAAGATTTCAACCTTGGGAGATGAAGTG TTTGATTCTCGCATGTCAAGTGCATCAGATTTTGTAAAGAAGTTACTAGAAAATATCGGTGATAATTTTTTAAGGTCTCCATTCTTGGCAAATATTGAAATTGAAAGGAGGAGGCACTTACATGGCAAAGGGGATGACGACAAGTTAATGGAGTCTCTAATCCAATACTTTATTAG GTTTGGTCACTTGGCCTGCTTCACTTCTGATGTCGAGATGTTTCTTGAAGTTTTAACCCTTGATAAGAAGGCAGAACTGCTGGGGAAGTTAAAGGAAAGCTTTGACTCCATTTCAGCTGTTCCAACAAAAGTTCTTGGGCAGTCAATAACATTCTTTAAAATTCAAGAATTGATTGGAAACACATTCAAGCTTCCTGTGGGTG AACTTGAGGGATCTGCTGTGCAGATGGTCGAGATGTATTGTCAAAACCTTCCACTTTCGAAGGACTTGGATTCACAAGAGAGTATGCATGGGGAGGAGCTGCTCTCAATGGCATGCAATGCGTTGATTCAG TTATTCTGGCGTACAAGGAATTTCGGCTACTATTTTGAAGCAATTATGGTATTGGAGTTCGGCTTGACAATTCGAAA ATATGTATGGCAGTACAAAATATTGTTGCTGCACTTGTACTCTCACTTAGGTGCCCTTTCGTTGGCGTATGAGTG GTTCAAGTCATTGGATGTGAAAAATATCTTGATGGAAACTGTTTCACACCATATTTTACCCCAGATGTTGGTGTCTCCCCTCTGGGCAGATTTAAACTATCTGCTCAAGGATTATCTCAGGTTTATGGATGACCACTTAAGAGAATCAGCAGACCTTACATTTCTTGCCTATCGTCATAGAAATTACTCAAAA GTAATTGAATTTGTCCAGTTTAAAGAAAGACTGCAACACTCTAATCAGTATCTAGTGGCGAAGGTTGAAGGACCCATTCTACAGTTAAAGCAGAATGCAGATAACATTGATGATGAAGAG ACTGTTCTTGAAAGCTTGAAATGTGGGGTTCACTTTGCCGAACTCTCTAATGAGATTGGATCCAAGTCTTTGACCTTCAATGAAGATTTGCAGTCTCGTCCATGGTGGGCACCAACTTCAGAAAGAAACTATCTTTTAG GTCCTTTTGAAGGAGTATCCTATTGTCCGAAAGAGCACTCG GTGAAAGAAAGGGAAGCAAATGTAAGGAGAGTTATTGAGAGGAAATCTCTTCTTCCTCGGATGATTTATCTATCCATACAGAATGCTTCGACTTCACTCAAAGAAAATCTCGAGGCCAATGGAAACACATCTGACCCTAAAGGCCCCTCAGAACTTAAGAGTTTGCTTGAGCGCTATGCAAAAATGTTGGGGTTCACACTTAATGATGCTATAGAAGCGGTTTTGGGGGTCTCTAGTGGCCTAAAGTCGTTTGAG GTCTTTGGTGCGGACTTGATTGACTGGATAAATTTTTCTGTGTTTCTGAACGCATGGAACTTGAGTTCCCATGAAATTGGTCAAGCAAACGGTGATGCGGGTCTGTCTCGAGCATGGCACTGTGTGGATTCGCTGTTGGAGAAGTATGTTTCGGAGAAAGTTAGCTCGATGGAGACTCTAATTAGCTGTCCTTGGGTTGATGTCCCAGTTCTGGTGCAGTTGGTTACAGAACCGTTGGCCTGGCATGCACTTGTAATTCAATCTTGCACTCGGTCATCTCTTCCGtctggaaagaagaagaagaaaactggAGTTCCAGATCATTCTATTCTGTCCCATATGCGGGATTCAGTCCAGTCTCTGCGTAATACTCTGGAAAAAGTTATGAAATGGTTAAGAGAACAGATCAACAGGCCAGAGGATGAAAGTTTGGAGACATTACTCTCCTCTTTGCAGAATAAAGGACAGAACGAAGGCCCTGGGCAAGTTTTCCATATTTTAGAAACCTGTATCTCATCCGTAAATGACACAGAGGTCGGTGATAGAATCTCCCGAGCATTGAAGTCTTGGAGTCCAACTGATGTCGCGCGAAAGCTGATAACTGGGAAATGTACGGTGCTGTCTGAGTTTCTACGGATCTGTGAATCCAAACTAAAGCTGTTGCAGACATTGAAACAGCAGATAGCTCAAGTATGA
- the LOC126590144 gene encoding sorting nexin 2B-like: MMGSENRGSGEAHLHAPKEDMEDLVLYGQLNGNKSYSNYRSAMSSLSDTTHPLSSSPSSSHIVSAAASASATTAATAPADSDPLFAPSPYRDLRNPSSAPDNSTYLDTPSYADVAFSPFDAATAAEINGIESPGKSSDNSSSYSLSRSPSSSSEYLKITVSNPQKEQEGANSIVPGANTYVTYLIKTRTNIPDFGGSEFGARRRFRDVVTLSDRLAESYRGFFIPPRPDKSVVESQVMQKQEFVEQRRVALEKYLRRLASHPVIKRSDELKVFLQVQGKLPLALTTDMASRMLDGAVKLPKQLFGESGAVLAPHEVVQPAKGGRDLLRLFKELKQSVANDWGASRPLAGEEDKEFLEKKVQMNELEQQLSNASQQAESLVKAQQDMGETLGELGLAFIKLTKFENEEALFSSQRVRAADMKNVATAAVKASRFYRELNAQTVKHLDTFHEYLGLMLAVNGAFSDRSSALLTVQTLLSELGSLQSRAEKLEVQSNKIFGGDKSRIRKLEELNETIRVTEDAKNVAIREYERIKENNRSELERLDNERHADFLNMLKGFVHNQVGYAEKIANVWSNVAEETSPYAKESP; this comes from the exons ATGATGGGCTCTGAGAACCGGGGCTCCGGCGAAGCCCACCTCCACGCGCCGAAAGAAGACATGGAGGATCTCGTCCTCTACGGTCAATTGAATGGCAATAAATCGTACTCGAATTATCGCAGCGCCATGTCGTCGCTCTCAGATACGACGCACCCCCTCTCGTCGTCGCCGTCCTCCTCCCATATCGTCTCCGCCGCCGCCTCAGCCTCCGCCACCACCGCCGCAACAGCGCCAGCCGACTCTGATCCCCTTTTCGCGCCCTCACCGTATCGTGATCTGCGAAACCCTAGCTCGGCCCCTGATAACTCCACGTACCTCGATACGCCTTCGTACGCCGACGTGGCCTTCAGCCCCTTCGATGCTGCAACCGCCGCCGAAATCAACGGCATCGAGAGCCCCGGCAAGAGCTCCGACAACTCGAGCTCGTACTCTCTCTCGCGATCTCCGTCTTCCTCTTCCGAGTACCTAAAAATCACGGTCTCGAATCCGCAGAAGGAGCAGGAAGGCGCGAATTCGATCGTTCCGGGAGCTAACACATACGTCACGTACCTGATCAAGACTCGGACGAACATTCCGGATTTCGGGGGATCGGAATTCGGTGCCCGGCGGCGGTTTCGGGACGTGGTGACGTTATCGGACCGATTGGCGGAGTCGTACAGAGGGTTTTTTATACCGCCAAGGCCGGACAAGAGCGTGGTGGAGAGTCAGGTGATGCAGAAACAGGAGTTCGTGGAGCAGAGAAGAGTGGCATTGGAGAAATACTTGAGGCGATTGGCTTCGCACCCAGTGATCAAGAGAAGCGACGAATTGAAGGTGTTTTTGCAGGTGCAGGGGAAGCTTCCCCTGGCATTAACCACTGATATGGCGTCTAGGATGCTTGATGGGGCGGTGAAGCTTCCTAAGCAGTTGTTTGGGGAGAGTGGGGCGGTACTGGCGCCTCACGAGGTGGTTCAGCCTGCAAAAGGCGGCAGGGATTTGTTGAGGTTGTTCAAGGAGTTGAAGCAGTCTGTAGCTAATGACTGGGGAGCTTCGAGGCCGCTGGCGGGGGAGGAGGATAAGGAGTTTTTAGAAAAGAAAGTGCAGATGAACGAGCTGGAGCAACAGCTCAGCAATGCATCTCAGCAG GCCGAATCACTTGTTAAAGCTCAACAAGACATGGGAGAGACGTTGGGAGAGTTAGGACTAGCGTTTATTAAGCTGACCAAATTTGAGAACGAGGAGGCCTTGTTCAGCTCTCAGAGAGTGCGGGCTGCCGACATGAAGAATGTGGCAACTGCTGCAGTCAAAGCCAGCAGATTCTATCGGGAGTTAAATGCTCAAACCGTCAAGCATTTG GATACATTTCATGAATATCTCGGGCTAATGTTAGCTGTCAACGGTGCATTCTCAGATAGGTCAAGTGCTCTGTTGACAGTGCAGACTCTTCTATCAGAATTGGGTTCGCTGCAATCACGAGCTGAAAAACTTGAAGTTCAATCCAATAAAATATTTGGCGGTGACAAATCAAGGATTCGTAAGCTAGAGGAGTTAAATGAAACCATAAGAGTCACCGAGGATGCTAAAAATGTAGCAATCAGAGAATATGAGCGGATCAAG GAAAATAACAGGAGTGAACTTGAAAGACTTGACAACGAGAGGCACGCTGACTTCTTGAACATGTTGAAGGGATTTGTGCATAATCAG GTGGGATACGCCGAAAAGATAGCAAATGTGTGGTCAAATGTTGCAGAGGAGACCAGTCCGTATGCGAAAGAGAGCCCTTGA
- the LOC126589322 gene encoding uncharacterized protein LOC126589322 — MMNLLANCAYACTPSDFDDCMAEFKDNGQGHVKNFLCDFPKENYAIAHFPGKRWGSMSNALSESFNAMVSNSRCMPLMDLLEDIRVWLMGSMAEKRIVGQNIHTILCPKKENEMKLMLKEGMHWRISRSDADVFEVRTEWNRFVVCLDDRTCSCVQWQHNCFPCSHALQVLQHDNRDVFYYVDDYWKASFYRKTYQFVMHPFSDLEKPNVDTIINGVRPPITKIPSGRPKKTRIKSAGEISGSKTVTCSRCGCSGHNKVSCKVVIQEG; from the coding sequence atgatgaatcTATTGGCAAATTGTGCGTACGCATGTACCccatctgattttgatgattgcaTGGCTGAATTCAAGGATAATGGGCAAGGGCATGTGAAGaattttttgtgtgattttccaAAAGAGAACTATGCTATTGCCCATTTTCCTGGTAAGAGATGGGGATCGATGAGCAATGCACTTTCAGAATCTTTTAACGCCATGGTGTCGAATAGTCGTTGTATGCCACTTATGGATCTTCTTGAAGACATTAGAGTTTGGTTGATGGGTAGTATGGCTGAGAAAAGAATAGTTGGTCAGAATATTCATACGATTTTgtgtccaaagaaagaaaatgagatgaaGTTGATGTTGAAGGAGGGCATGCATTGGAGGATTAGTCGTTCTGATGCGGATGTTTTTGAAGTTAGGACAGAGTGGAATCGGTTTGTTGTTTGTCTGGATGATAGGACATGTTCTTGTGTACAATGGCAGCATAATTGTTTCCCATGTTCTCATGCTTTGCAGGTGTTGCAACATGATAATCGTGATGTTTTTTATTACGTTGATGATTACTGGAAAGCAAGCTTTTATCGGAAAACATATCAATTTGTCATGCATCCATTTTCAGATTTGGAAAAGCCGAATGTTGATACTATCATAAATGGTGTGAGGCCTCCAATTACAAAGATTCCGTCTGGAAGACCAAAGAAAACTAGGATCAAATCTGCTGGGGAAATCAGTGGGAGTAAGACTGTCACTTGTAGTAGGTGTGGTTGTTCAGGACATAACAAGGTTTCATGTAAAGTTGTTATACAAGAGgggtga